A portion of the Haemophilus influenzae genome contains these proteins:
- a CDS encoding 7-carboxy-7-deazaguanine synthase QueE — protein MLMEKYHDFEPNFNIVEIFESLQGEGFNTGMPSVFVRFGKCNLDCPWCDTPYNNFKRWSVSQILEKVRSFSSKNIIITGGEPTIVPKIEYLLEQFKSDGYFLAIETNGLKAIPAQIDYIATSPKSLYAHKYEKRCIPFANEVRIVMDSNMPSFCELIEQKIKAKNYYLSPCEIDGKMNLLETITLLGQLNQRSNKPKWQLSLQTHKLIGIE, from the coding sequence ATGTTGATGGAAAAATATCATGATTTTGAACCGAACTTTAACATAGTCGAAATTTTTGAAAGTCTGCAAGGGGAGGGCTTCAATACGGGAATGCCAAGTGTTTTTGTACGATTTGGTAAATGCAATCTAGACTGTCCTTGGTGTGATACACCTTATAATAATTTTAAACGCTGGTCTGTATCACAAATTCTAGAAAAAGTGCGGTCATTTTCGTCAAAGAATATTATCATCACAGGTGGTGAGCCAACAATTGTACCAAAAATTGAATACTTACTTGAGCAATTTAAATCAGATGGCTATTTTCTTGCAATTGAAACCAATGGTCTAAAAGCAATTCCTGCACAAATAGATTATATTGCGACGAGTCCTAAGAGCCTTTATGCTCATAAGTATGAAAAGCGTTGCATTCCATTTGCAAATGAAGTACGTATTGTAATGGACAGTAATATGCCATCATTTTGTGAATTGATCGAGCAAAAAATAAAAGCAAAGAATTACTATCTTTCACCTTGTGAAATTGATGGGAAAATGAATTTACTTGAGACTATCACTTTACTTGGTCAATTGAATCAACGTTCAAATAAACCTAAATGGCAGCTAAGTTTACAAACACATAAATTGATTGGTATTGAGTAA
- the queC gene encoding 7-cyano-7-deazaguanine synthase QueC, whose product MNIFNPNHDRKAIVIFSGGQDSTTCLFQAIAEYGKENIEAITFQYGQRHAIELEKARAIAQDLGIKQTLIDTSVMKAITHNALMDEQAHIEQKESELPNTFVDGRNALFLLYAAIYAKGQGIQDIITGVCETDFSGYPDCRDVFIKSMNVTLNLAMDYQFNIKTPLMYLTKAQTWQLADELGVLDYVQKHTHTCYEGIEGGCGKCPSCILRNKGLKKYLTQKGRKNV is encoded by the coding sequence ATGAATATTTTCAATCCAAACCACGATCGTAAAGCGATTGTCATCTTTTCAGGTGGACAAGACTCCACGACTTGTTTATTCCAAGCTATTGCTGAATACGGCAAAGAAAACATAGAAGCCATTACCTTTCAATATGGGCAGCGTCATGCTATTGAGTTAGAAAAGGCGCGCGCCATTGCGCAAGATCTCGGCATTAAACAAACCTTGATTGATACATCTGTTATGAAAGCTATCACGCATAATGCATTAATGGATGAACAGGCGCATATTGAGCAAAAAGAGAGTGAATTGCCAAACACTTTTGTTGATGGTCGCAATGCCCTATTTTTACTTTATGCAGCGATTTATGCGAAAGGCCAAGGCATTCAAGATATTATCACTGGCGTATGTGAAACAGATTTCAGCGGTTATCCAGATTGCCGAGATGTGTTTATCAAGTCAATGAATGTCACATTAAATTTAGCTATGGATTATCAATTCAATATCAAAACACCATTAATGTATCTCACTAAAGCCCAAACTTGGCAACTTGCTGATGAATTAGGCGTATTAGATTATGTACAAAAACATACTCACACTTGCTATGAAGGCATCGAAGGTGGATGCGGAAAATGCCCAAGCTGTATTTTACGCAATAAAGGTCTAAAGAAATATTTGACTCAAAAAGGTAGAAAAAATGTTTAA
- the queD gene encoding 6-carboxytetrahydropterin synthase QueD — translation MFKISKEFSFDMAHLLDGHDGKCQNLHGHTYKLQVEISGDLYKSGAKKAMVIDFSDLKSIVKKVILDPMDHAFIYDQTNERESQIATLLQKLNSKTFGVPFRTTAEEIARFIFNRLKHDEQLSISSIRLWETPTSFCEYQE, via the coding sequence ATGTTTAAAATTTCCAAAGAATTTAGCTTTGACATGGCACATTTATTAGATGGTCATGATGGGAAATGTCAAAATTTACATGGACACACATATAAATTACAAGTTGAAATTTCGGGTGACTTATATAAATCAGGTGCAAAAAAAGCAATGGTCATTGATTTTTCAGATCTAAAGTCTATTGTGAAAAAAGTTATTTTAGATCCGATGGATCACGCCTTTATTTATGATCAAACCAATGAGCGAGAAAGCCAAATTGCCACTCTATTGCAAAAGTTAAACTCAAAAACTTTTGGTGTTCCCTTTAGAACTACGGCAGAAGAAATAGCTCGTTTTATTTTTAATCGTTTAAAACATGATGAACAACTGTCCATATCATCCATTCGTTTATGGGAAACCCCAACTTCATTTTGCGAGTATCAGGAGTAA
- the ilvE gene encoding branched-chain-amino-acid transaminase, protein MKDLDWNNLGFSYIKTDYRFIAHWKDGKWDEGKLTTDSTLHIHEGSTALHYGQQCFEGLKAYRCKDGSINLFRPQANAERMQRTADRLLMPRVPTELFVRACKEVVKANQDWLGPYGSGATLYLRPFLIGVGENIGVKTAPEFIFSVFCCPVGAYFKGGLAPSNFITTDYDRAAPMGTGGVKVGGNYAASLLPHELAAEQGTPERKFADAIYLDPKTHTKIEEVGAANFFGITKDNKFITPKSESILPSITKYSLLHIAKERLGMEAIEGDVYIDQLDQFVEAGACGTAAVITPVGGIQHNGKFHVFYSETEVGPVTRRLYDELTGIQFGDIEAPEGWIVKVE, encoded by the coding sequence ATGAAAGACTTAGACTGGAATAACCTTGGTTTTAGTTATATTAAAACAGATTACCGCTTCATCGCTCACTGGAAAGATGGCAAATGGGACGAAGGAAAACTCACTACAGATAGCACATTACATATTCACGAAGGTTCAACCGCTCTTCACTACGGTCAGCAATGTTTTGAAGGATTAAAGGCTTACCGTTGCAAAGATGGTTCAATCAACTTATTCCGCCCGCAAGCAAATGCAGAGCGTATGCAACGTACCGCAGACCGTCTTTTAATGCCACGCGTACCAACTGAATTATTCGTGCGTGCATGTAAAGAAGTGGTTAAAGCTAACCAAGATTGGTTGGGTCCTTACGGTTCTGGTGCAACCTTATACTTACGTCCATTCTTAATTGGCGTGGGCGAAAATATCGGCGTGAAAACGGCACCAGAGTTTATTTTCTCTGTTTTTTGTTGCCCAGTGGGTGCTTACTTCAAAGGTGGTTTGGCTCCATCAAACTTTATCACGACTGATTACGACCGTGCTGCACCAATGGGCACTGGTGGTGTGAAAGTGGGCGGGAACTACGCAGCAAGCTTACTTCCACACGAATTAGCCGCAGAACAAGGTACGCCAGAACGTAAATTTGCGGATGCAATCTATTTAGATCCAAAAACTCACACAAAAATTGAAGAAGTCGGTGCGGCAAACTTCTTTGGGATCACAAAAGACAATAAATTCATCACACCAAAATCAGAATCTATTTTACCAAGTATCACTAAATACTCTCTTTTACATATCGCAAAAGAGCGTTTAGGTATGGAAGCTATTGAAGGCGATGTGTATATCGATCAACTCGATCAATTCGTAGAAGCGGGTGCGTGCGGTACAGCGGCGGTGATTACCCCAGTGGGCGGCATTCAACACAACGGAAAATTCCACGTATTCTATTCAGAAACTGAAGTAGGCCCTGTTACCCGTCGTCTTTATGATGAATTAACAGGCATTCAATTCGGTGATATCGAAGCGCCTGAAGGCTGGATTGTGAAAGTGGAATAA
- a CDS encoding transcriptional regulator GcvA — MYKRLPPLNSLKSFESAARYLSFTKAADELCVTQAAVSHQIKLLEEFLGIELFKRKNRSLELTELGKAYFVDINKILRRLNEATERLLMLKADPHLNISVPQTFGIQWLVPHLSEFNQLYPQIEVRLTGVDQDEGLLNKEIDLAIYYGLGNWQNLQVDRLCEENLLILASPELLAENPIIQPEDLKKHTLIHIHTCDNWQAMANHLQLDDLNIQQGPLFSHTFMALQAAIHGQGIVLANRLLALQEIENGSLQAVLPTNLPDPKSFYVVNHLDRLDDQKIQAFRQWIINSIKQEENE, encoded by the coding sequence ATGTATAAACGTTTGCCACCATTGAATTCACTAAAATCTTTTGAGTCGGCTGCTCGTTATTTAAGTTTTACTAAAGCAGCAGATGAGCTTTGTGTTACACAGGCGGCGGTTAGTCATCAAATTAAATTATTAGAAGAATTTTTAGGGATTGAATTATTTAAGCGAAAGAATCGTTCTTTAGAATTAACGGAGCTTGGTAAAGCTTATTTTGTTGATATTAATAAAATTCTGCGTCGCTTAAATGAAGCAACAGAGCGATTGTTGATGTTAAAAGCAGATCCTCACTTAAACATTAGTGTGCCACAAACTTTTGGTATCCAATGGTTAGTGCCACATTTAAGTGAATTTAATCAGCTTTATCCGCAAATTGAGGTTCGTTTAACAGGCGTGGATCAAGATGAAGGTTTGTTAAATAAAGAAATTGATCTTGCTATTTATTATGGTTTGGGAAATTGGCAGAATCTTCAAGTAGATCGTCTTTGCGAAGAAAATTTATTGATTTTAGCCTCACCTGAATTGCTAGCAGAAAATCCAATTATTCAACCTGAAGATTTAAAAAAACACACATTAATTCACATTCATACCTGTGATAATTGGCAAGCGATGGCAAATCATTTACAGTTAGATGATTTAAATATTCAGCAAGGGCCGTTATTTAGCCATACATTTATGGCGTTACAGGCGGCTATTCACGGGCAAGGCATTGTATTAGCTAATCGCTTATTAGCCTTGCAAGAAATTGAAAATGGATCATTGCAAGCAGTGTTGCCGACTAATTTGCCTGATCCAAAATCATTTTATGTGGTCAATCATCTTGATCGCCTTGATGACCAAAAAATTCAAGCATTCCGTCAGTGGATTATTAACTCAATTAAACAAGAAGAAAATGAATAA